From one Streptomyces sp. Q6 genomic stretch:
- a CDS encoding phosphocholine-specific phospholipase C encodes MDPEMSRRRLMAVGGGALGAAATLSFLPPSLQQAVAAQVSEGAPPKGGLDAIEHVVILMQENRSFDHYFGALRGVRGFGDRNAIRLPGGTSVFEQPGALRTVLPFPVREAAETQKKDLQYIGALDHSWSGGAKAWHNGWHDGWITAKTAATMAFYTREDIPLHYELADTFTVCDAYHSSIHSSTSPNRNHLWSGKTGYEANGKRAVGNDAYDEGTHPGYDWGTYAERLEKAGVSWQTYTEWENFTDNQIEFFTTFKAIARKVLAGTGLTYMEAFYAKVRDAEDDAERATLLATLDQGVATLTASERSLFERALRRVPTGKLAETFARDVATGKLPRVSYLVPSAVDSEHPSVSSPIHSATIVYKVLDALASHPEVWKKTAVFINYDENDGFFDHVPPPVPGPEVTEERWQGLPTGLGARVPMLVVSPWTVGGYVCSEVFDHTSVVRFLEVWTGVREPNIGAWRRQVTGDLTGAFDFTHTARQPSVEQPGPIPAFSGRWAPQPPLKQSMPAQEPGTRPARALPYQPDASVRVHDGALTLTLANTGRSSAHFALYPYAGEYAIPQHFDVVRETAVTVPVRDGAYDFVVTGPGGFRREFQGRTDVGADVTTTVDARARVLRIRLRNVGDATRTFTVGKRTVTVRPGRTVTVVHGTHQEHGWYDTEVTCGDAFRRRLMGHIENGRPSVSG; translated from the coding sequence ATGGACCCGGAGATGTCCCGTAGACGCCTGATGGCCGTCGGAGGCGGCGCGCTCGGCGCCGCGGCGACCCTCTCCTTCCTGCCGCCGTCGCTCCAGCAGGCCGTGGCCGCCCAGGTCAGCGAGGGCGCGCCGCCGAAGGGCGGGCTCGACGCCATCGAGCACGTCGTCATCCTGATGCAGGAGAACCGGTCGTTCGACCACTACTTCGGCGCCCTGCGCGGCGTCCGCGGCTTCGGCGACCGCAACGCGATCCGGCTGCCCGGCGGGACCAGCGTCTTCGAGCAGCCGGGCGCCCTGCGCACCGTCCTGCCGTTCCCCGTGCGCGAGGCCGCCGAGACGCAGAAGAAGGACCTCCAGTACATCGGCGCCCTCGACCACTCCTGGTCCGGCGGCGCCAAGGCCTGGCACAACGGATGGCACGACGGGTGGATCACCGCGAAGACCGCGGCCACGATGGCGTTCTACACGCGCGAGGACATCCCCCTGCACTACGAGCTCGCCGACACCTTCACCGTCTGCGACGCCTACCACTCCTCCATCCACAGCTCCACCAGCCCCAACCGCAACCACCTGTGGAGCGGGAAGACGGGCTACGAGGCCAACGGCAAACGGGCGGTCGGCAACGACGCGTACGACGAGGGCACCCACCCCGGCTACGACTGGGGCACGTACGCCGAGCGCCTGGAGAAGGCGGGCGTCAGCTGGCAGACGTACACCGAGTGGGAGAACTTCACCGACAACCAGATCGAGTTCTTCACCACCTTCAAGGCCATCGCCAGGAAGGTGCTCGCCGGGACCGGGCTGACGTACATGGAGGCCTTCTACGCGAAGGTCCGCGACGCCGAGGACGACGCCGAGCGCGCGACGCTGCTCGCCACCCTGGACCAGGGCGTCGCGACGCTGACCGCGAGCGAGCGGTCGCTGTTCGAGCGGGCCCTGCGACGCGTGCCCACGGGGAAGCTCGCCGAGACCTTCGCGCGGGACGTGGCGACCGGGAAGCTGCCGCGCGTCTCCTACCTCGTGCCGTCCGCCGTCGACTCCGAGCACCCCTCCGTCTCGTCGCCGATCCACAGCGCGACGATCGTCTACAAGGTGCTCGACGCGCTCGCCTCGCACCCGGAGGTGTGGAAGAAGACGGCCGTCTTCATCAACTACGACGAGAACGACGGCTTCTTCGACCACGTGCCGCCGCCGGTGCCCGGCCCCGAGGTGACCGAGGAGCGGTGGCAGGGCCTGCCCACCGGTCTCGGCGCGCGCGTGCCGATGCTCGTCGTCTCGCCCTGGACGGTCGGCGGATACGTGTGCTCCGAGGTCTTCGACCACACCTCCGTCGTGCGGTTCCTGGAGGTGTGGACCGGGGTGCGCGAACCCAACATCGGAGCCTGGCGCCGCCAGGTCACCGGCGACCTCACCGGCGCCTTCGACTTCACGCACACCGCACGGCAGCCGTCCGTCGAACAGCCGGGCCCGATCCCGGCCTTCAGCGGCCGCTGGGCCCCGCAGCCGCCCCTGAAGCAGTCGATGCCCGCGCAGGAGCCCGGCACCCGGCCCGCCCGCGCGCTCCCGTACCAGCCGGACGCCTCCGTCCGCGTGCACGACGGGGCGCTGACCCTGACCCTCGCGAACACCGGCCGCTCCAGCGCCCACTTCGCGCTCTACCCGTACGCCGGCGAGTACGCGATCCCGCAACACTTCGACGTCGTACGGGAGACGGCCGTGACCGTGCCGGTGCGCGACGGCGCGTACGACTTCGTGGTGACCGGGCCCGGCGGCTTCCGGCGCGAGTTCCAGGGGCGTACGGACGTCGGGGCCGACGTCACGACGACCGTGGACGCCCGCGCGCGCGTGCTGCGGATCCGGCTGCGCAACGTCGGCGACGCGACGCGGACGTTCACCGTAGGCAAGCGGACCGTGACCGTCCGGCCGGGGCGGACCGTCACCGTCGTGCACGGGACGCACCAGGAGCACGGCTGGTACGACACCGAGGTGACCTGCGGCGACGCCTTCCGGCGGCGGCTCATGGGGCACATCGAGAACGGACGGCCCAGCGTCTCCGGATGA
- a CDS encoding MMPL family transporter: MAALARWCVRHRLVVVLLWLLALGGTSAAAAVAGSAYSNDYEASGTESGRATQLLSQNFAGLGGDSDTVVWHTDTSTVRAADVETAMSNALGQVAKLPGVSSVVSPYENAGAGQISADGRTAYATVTFDEQADDIPRGQAQAVVDTARDAAEHGPDGLQVELGGSAVALTESTSAHLSEVIGVVVAAVVLFLAFGSLAAAALPIATALVSVGTAYAGIVLLGHLMTVADFAPMLGMLVGLGVGIDYALFIVTRHRKGLKRGLPVAVAAERAVATTGRAVVFAGATVCIALLGMLILRLSFLNGVAIAASVTVLLTVAASVTLLPALLSRIGMRALSRRERRRLAEHGPEPELPTGLAARWAAFVERHPKLLGGLALAVITVLALPTLFLHLGTSDQGNNPRSTTTRQAYDLLADGFGPGVNGPLTLVTDVDGARDKLALTDLAGELRTTEGVAAVSPITYNADDSAAYMTVVPTSAPQSERTSELVDRLRTDVVPGTGLDAQVGGVTASYDDFAEVIVGKLPLFVGVVIGLGCLLLLLAFRSIGIPLKAAAMNVAAVAAAFGVVVAIFQWGWGSELLGLGAAGPIEPFLPVIMVSVLFGLSMDYQVFLVSRMYEEWLETGDNRRAVRVGLAETSRVINSAAVIMISVFLAFVLSGDRVIAMFGIALAAAVALDAFVLRTLLVPALMHLLGGANWWLPGWLDRRLPRLSIEPPECRAAADARIPGQRESLPEPFTKEPDVRHPAG, encoded by the coding sequence GTGGCCGCACTCGCGCGTTGGTGTGTCAGGCATCGGCTCGTCGTCGTTCTGTTGTGGCTCCTCGCGCTGGGTGGCACCAGCGCGGCCGCGGCGGTCGCCGGATCCGCGTACTCGAACGACTACGAGGCGTCCGGCACCGAATCCGGCCGCGCCACCCAGCTCCTGAGCCAGAACTTCGCCGGTCTCGGCGGCGACAGCGACACCGTCGTCTGGCACACCGACACCTCCACGGTGCGCGCCGCCGACGTCGAGACGGCGATGAGCAACGCGCTCGGCCAGGTGGCGAAGCTGCCCGGCGTCTCCTCGGTCGTCTCGCCGTACGAGAACGCGGGCGCCGGACAGATCAGCGCCGACGGGCGGACCGCGTACGCCACCGTCACCTTCGACGAGCAGGCCGACGACATCCCGCGCGGTCAGGCGCAGGCCGTCGTCGACACCGCGCGCGACGCCGCGGAGCACGGGCCCGACGGGCTCCAGGTCGAGCTCGGCGGCAGCGCCGTCGCGCTCACCGAGTCGACCTCGGCCCACCTGTCCGAGGTCATCGGCGTCGTCGTCGCGGCCGTCGTGCTCTTCCTCGCCTTCGGGTCCCTCGCCGCCGCCGCGCTGCCCATCGCCACCGCCCTCGTCAGCGTCGGCACCGCGTACGCGGGCATCGTGCTCCTCGGCCACCTGATGACCGTCGCCGACTTCGCGCCGATGCTCGGCATGCTCGTCGGGCTCGGGGTCGGCATCGACTACGCCCTGTTCATCGTGACCCGGCACCGCAAGGGCCTCAAGCGCGGCCTGCCGGTCGCCGTCGCCGCCGAGCGGGCCGTGGCCACCACCGGGCGGGCCGTCGTCTTCGCGGGCGCCACCGTGTGCATCGCGCTGCTCGGCATGCTGATCCTCAGGCTCAGCTTCCTCAACGGAGTCGCCATCGCCGCCTCCGTGACCGTGCTGCTCACCGTCGCCGCGTCCGTGACCCTGCTGCCCGCGCTGCTGTCCCGCATCGGGATGCGGGCGCTGTCCCGGCGCGAGCGGCGCCGCCTCGCCGAGCACGGGCCCGAACCCGAGCTGCCGACCGGCCTCGCCGCCCGCTGGGCCGCCTTCGTCGAGCGCCACCCGAAGCTGCTCGGCGGCCTCGCCCTCGCCGTGATCACGGTCCTCGCGCTGCCCACTCTCTTCCTCCACCTCGGCACGTCCGACCAGGGCAACAACCCGCGCTCGACGACGACCCGGCAGGCGTACGACCTGCTCGCCGACGGCTTCGGCCCCGGCGTGAACGGGCCGCTCACCCTCGTCACCGACGTCGACGGCGCCCGGGACAAGCTCGCGCTCACCGACCTCGCGGGCGAACTGCGCACCACCGAAGGCGTCGCCGCCGTCTCCCCGATCACGTACAACGCCGACGACAGCGCCGCCTACATGACCGTCGTCCCGACGTCCGCGCCGCAGTCCGAGCGGACCAGCGAACTCGTCGACCGGCTGCGCACGGACGTCGTCCCCGGGACGGGCCTCGACGCGCAGGTCGGCGGCGTCACCGCGAGCTACGACGACTTCGCCGAGGTCATCGTCGGCAAACTGCCCCTGTTCGTGGGCGTCGTGATCGGGCTCGGTTGCCTGCTCCTGCTGCTCGCGTTCCGCTCGATCGGCATCCCGCTGAAGGCCGCCGCGATGAACGTCGCGGCCGTCGCCGCCGCCTTCGGCGTCGTCGTCGCGATCTTCCAGTGGGGCTGGGGCAGCGAACTGCTCGGCCTCGGCGCCGCGGGACCCATCGAACCGTTCCTGCCCGTGATCATGGTCTCGGTCCTCTTCGGACTCTCCATGGACTACCAGGTGTTCCTGGTGAGCCGGATGTACGAGGAGTGGCTGGAGACCGGCGACAACCGGCGGGCCGTGCGGGTCGGGCTCGCCGAGACCAGCCGCGTGATCAACTCCGCGGCCGTGATCATGATTTCGGTCTTCCTGGCCTTCGTGCTCAGCGGGGACCGGGTGATCGCGATGTTCGGCATCGCCCTCGCGGCCGCCGTCGCCCTCGACGCCTTCGTGCTCCGTACGCTCCTGGTCCCCGCCCTGATGCACCTGCTCGGCGGCGCCAACTGGTGGCTGCCCGGGTGGCTCGACCGGCGCCTGCCCCGCCTCAGCATCGAGCCGCCCGAGTGCCGCGCGGCGGCGGATGCGAGGATCCCGGGACAGCGCGAATCGCTGCCCGAACCCTTCACGAAGGAGCCCGATGTACGCCATCCCGCTGGATGA
- a CDS encoding GNAT family protein, protein MYAIPLDDTGAELRPLEPWHAEEFLAHLDRGREFIGRFIPFGSQVTDVDSARATLQRYADLRAADKASHHGIWSDGTLVGGVLTLEFDAASGNCEVGCWLEPAASGRGLITRAMRHLIDWAVEDRGIHRVEWVAASGNVPSLKVAERLGFTRDGIRREAHQWRGERHDLEVWSVLAPEWRSARDAHKKR, encoded by the coding sequence ATGTACGCCATCCCGCTGGATGACACCGGTGCCGAACTGCGCCCCCTGGAGCCCTGGCACGCCGAGGAGTTCCTGGCGCACCTCGACCGGGGGCGGGAGTTCATCGGGCGCTTCATCCCCTTCGGCTCCCAGGTCACCGACGTGGACTCCGCGCGGGCCACGCTCCAGCGCTACGCCGACCTGCGCGCCGCCGACAAGGCCTCGCACCACGGCATCTGGAGCGACGGCACGCTCGTCGGGGGCGTGCTCACCCTGGAGTTCGACGCGGCGAGCGGCAACTGCGAGGTCGGCTGCTGGCTGGAGCCCGCCGCGTCCGGGCGCGGTCTGATCACCCGCGCGATGCGGCACCTCATCGACTGGGCCGTGGAGGACCGCGGTATCCACCGGGTGGAATGGGTGGCCGCGTCCGGAAACGTGCCGAGCCTCAAGGTCGCCGAGCGGCTCGGATTCACCCGGGACGGCATCCGTCGCGAGGCGCATCAGTGGCGCGGAGAACGCCATGACCTGGAGGTCTGGTCGGTGCTCGCTCCGGAGTGGCGCAGCGCACGCGACGCGCACAAGAAACGTTAA
- a CDS encoding helix-turn-helix domain-containing protein translates to MAEADARGLPAGDAGRSEAVERIRDAAKHQATPVPVWLGYEQWVRCELLRAEDRDTADDWSATVTAFETLGRPYDLARVRLRLAESLLVEAGEDDRDRATELLRLSAAVADHLGARPLAESVALLAQRARLSLTRDVPRRSAPADPAEEFGLTSRERDVLRLVTEGRSNRQIAERLFISPKTASVHVSNILAKLGVAGRGEAAALAHRLHLFPTAATPPVR, encoded by the coding sequence ATGGCCGAGGCCGACGCCCGCGGTCTGCCCGCCGGTGACGCGGGCCGCTCCGAGGCCGTCGAGCGGATCAGGGACGCCGCCAAGCACCAGGCCACCCCGGTCCCGGTCTGGCTCGGGTACGAACAGTGGGTGCGCTGCGAGCTGCTTCGCGCGGAGGACCGCGACACCGCGGACGACTGGTCCGCCACCGTCACCGCGTTCGAGACCCTCGGCCGCCCCTACGACCTGGCCCGGGTCCGGCTGCGGCTCGCCGAGTCCCTCCTCGTCGAGGCCGGGGAGGACGACCGCGACCGCGCCACCGAACTGCTCCGCCTGTCCGCCGCCGTCGCCGACCACCTCGGCGCCCGCCCGCTCGCCGAGTCCGTCGCCCTGCTCGCCCAGCGCGCCCGGCTCAGCCTGACCCGGGACGTGCCGCGCCGCAGCGCCCCGGCCGATCCCGCCGAGGAGTTCGGCCTCACCAGCCGCGAGCGCGACGTGCTGCGCCTGGTCACGGAGGGCCGCAGCAACCGCCAGATCGCGGAGCGGCTGTTCATCTCGCCGAAGACCGCGAGCGTCCACGTCTCGAACATCCTGGCCAAGCTGGGGGTGGCGGGCCGCGGTGAGGCGGCGGCCCTGGCCCACCGCCTGCACCTCTTCCCGACCGCCGCCACCCCTCCCGTACGCTGA
- a CDS encoding DUF6191 domain-containing protein — translation MFEDLFAPGRKHTNDERKRLELTRVDLNDGDPGRGPIDLTSGKVVVRAPEATPAEDDDSDEVS, via the coding sequence ATGTTCGAGGACCTGTTCGCGCCCGGCCGCAAGCACACCAACGACGAGCGCAAGCGCCTGGAACTGACCCGGGTCGACCTGAACGACGGCGACCCGGGCCGCGGCCCGATAGACCTCACGTCGGGCAAGGTCGTGGTGCGCGCACCCGAGGCCACCCCGGCCGAGGACGACGACAGCGACGAGGTCAGCTGA
- a CDS encoding PQQ-dependent sugar dehydrogenase: MIVRSPAVRPSLAVVACAALLFTAGCSSEDGGDPPKRATSAPSSGGSGGSGSASPRAGDVPPAKGSVSVVRTVTEDLKSPWGLAPLPEKDLLVSSRDEGTIIRVDTETGKKTELGAVPGVAPGGEGGLLGLALSPAYASDHMVYAYFTTASDNRVARMQYDEKKPSGEQLGAPDTVFKGIPKGTNHNGGRIAFGPDGLLYVGTGETYRTELAQDKKSTGGKILRLTPEGEPAPGNPFGDSPVYSYGHRNVQGLAWDEDKRLWASEFGQDTWDELNHIVAGDNYGWPDAEGKSGDSGYHDPIAQWHTQDASPSGIAYAKGSIWMAGLRGERLWRIPLDGAKAAHDPQDFLNGKYGRLRTVVAAGGDKLWLVTSETDTRGTPGSGDDRILELKVS, translated from the coding sequence CTGATCGTGCGAAGTCCCGCTGTACGGCCGTCGTTGGCCGTCGTGGCCTGTGCCGCGCTCCTGTTCACGGCCGGCTGCTCCTCGGAGGACGGAGGGGACCCGCCGAAGCGCGCGACGTCCGCGCCGAGTTCGGGCGGCTCGGGCGGTTCGGGGTCCGCCTCGCCCCGGGCGGGCGACGTGCCGCCGGCCAAGGGGTCGGTGAGCGTGGTGCGCACGGTCACCGAGGACCTCAAGTCGCCGTGGGGCCTGGCCCCGCTGCCCGAGAAGGACCTGCTCGTCTCCTCGCGCGACGAGGGGACGATCATCCGGGTCGACACGGAGACCGGCAAGAAGACCGAGCTGGGTGCGGTGCCCGGGGTCGCCCCGGGCGGCGAGGGCGGACTGCTCGGCCTCGCGCTCTCCCCCGCGTACGCCTCGGACCACATGGTCTACGCGTACTTCACGACGGCGTCGGACAACCGCGTCGCGCGGATGCAGTACGACGAGAAGAAGCCGTCCGGTGAGCAACTGGGCGCACCCGACACGGTGTTCAAGGGCATTCCGAAGGGGACGAACCACAACGGCGGGCGGATCGCGTTCGGCCCCGACGGGCTGCTGTACGTGGGGACGGGCGAGACGTACCGGACGGAGCTGGCGCAGGACAAGAAGTCCACGGGCGGCAAGATCCTGCGGCTGACGCCGGAGGGCGAGCCCGCCCCGGGCAATCCGTTCGGCGACTCCCCCGTGTACTCGTACGGCCACCGCAATGTTCAGGGTCTCGCCTGGGACGAGGACAAGCGGCTGTGGGCCTCGGAGTTCGGGCAGGACACCTGGGACGAGCTGAACCACATCGTGGCGGGCGACAACTACGGGTGGCCCGACGCCGAGGGGAAGAGCGGTGACTCCGGGTACCACGACCCGATCGCCCAGTGGCACACCCAGGACGCCTCCCCCAGCGGCATCGCGTACGCGAAGGGCTCGATCTGGATGGCGGGGCTGAGGGGCGAGCGGCTGTGGCGGATCCCGCTGGACGGGGCGAAGGCGGCGCACGACCCGCAGGACTTCCTGAACGGGAAGTACGGGCGGCTGCGCACCGTCGTCGCGGCGGGCGGCGACAAGCTGTGGCTCGTCACGAGCGAGACGGACACCCGCGGTACGCCGGGCAGCGGTGACGACCGGATCCTGGAGCTGAAGGTCAGCTGA
- a CDS encoding 2-hydroxyacid dehydrogenase, which translates to MTGDVWLPFRADEIPGLPDGLDYRFWNGEPDFPADPADCAYYVVPYMKPPGVGVRPLERMTSVRAVQTLSAGVDHVQAGLKYLAPGVQLCNARGVHDASTAELALTLILASLRGIPDFVRGQDRGEWRSGFRPALADKTVLIVGYGAIGSAVEDRLTPFEVARVVRVARSARTTERGPVHPLTDLPGLLPEADVVVLVTPLTEGTRHLADADFLARMKDGALLVNVGRGPVVDTKALLAELDSGRLTAALDVTDPEPLPQEHPLWQAPGVLISPHVGGPTSAFLPRAKRLLAAQLTRFAAGQPLDNVVLTTS; encoded by the coding sequence ATGACTGGTGATGTATGGCTGCCCTTCCGAGCCGACGAGATCCCTGGCCTGCCCGACGGGCTCGACTACCGCTTCTGGAACGGTGAGCCGGACTTTCCCGCCGACCCGGCCGACTGCGCGTACTACGTCGTCCCCTACATGAAGCCGCCGGGCGTCGGCGTGCGCCCGCTGGAGCGGATGACGTCCGTCCGCGCGGTGCAGACGCTCTCCGCGGGCGTCGACCACGTACAGGCCGGGCTCAAGTACCTGGCTCCCGGTGTCCAGTTGTGCAACGCGCGCGGCGTCCACGACGCCAGCACCGCCGAGCTCGCGCTCACCCTGATCCTCGCCTCCCTGCGCGGCATCCCCGACTTCGTCCGCGGCCAGGACCGCGGCGAATGGCGCTCCGGATTCCGGCCCGCGCTCGCCGACAAGACCGTCCTCATCGTCGGCTACGGCGCCATCGGCTCGGCCGTCGAGGACCGGCTCACGCCCTTCGAGGTCGCGCGGGTGGTGCGCGTCGCACGCTCCGCACGCACGACGGAGCGCGGCCCGGTGCACCCGCTCACCGACCTGCCGGGGCTGCTGCCCGAGGCCGATGTCGTCGTCCTCGTCACCCCGCTCACGGAGGGCACCCGCCACCTCGCGGACGCCGACTTCCTCGCCCGCATGAAGGACGGGGCGCTGCTCGTGAACGTCGGCCGCGGCCCCGTCGTCGACACCAAGGCGCTCCTCGCCGAGCTCGACAGCGGCCGCCTCACCGCCGCTCTCGATGTCACCGATCCCGAACCGCTGCCCCAGGAGCATCCGTTGTGGCAGGCTCCAGGGGTACTCATCAGCCCGCACGTCGGCGGCCCCACATCCGCCTTCCTGCCGCGGGCCAAGCGTCTGCTGGCCGCCCAGCTCACCCGGTTCGCGGCCGGACAGCCGCTCGACAACGTCGTGCTCACCACCAGCTGA